A genomic window from Halorubrum trapanicum includes:
- a CDS encoding 6-hydroxymethylpterin diphosphokinase MptE-like protein produces MNFATFEPVYESILADFGFDRAADERARDVAADLASPFPLDRLGDWAGETVAVAGAAPCLADEVALARDADVVVAASTAADVLADRGVSVDCMVTDLDKNPETAAELTRDGVPVAAHAHGDNLPAVREWLPRFADESTLATTQAAPVGPVRNAGGFTDGDRAAFLADHVGAGELVFPGWNFDDPDVDPVKARKLDWAARLLRWLERRRGERFEILDGRREAADAALRTTLGDRFDD; encoded by the coding sequence GTGAACTTCGCGACCTTCGAGCCCGTCTACGAGTCGATCCTCGCGGACTTCGGCTTCGACCGCGCGGCCGACGAACGCGCCCGCGACGTCGCCGCCGACCTCGCGTCGCCGTTCCCGCTCGACCGCCTCGGCGACTGGGCGGGCGAGACGGTCGCCGTCGCGGGCGCGGCGCCGTGCCTCGCCGACGAGGTCGCGCTCGCCCGCGACGCCGACGTCGTCGTCGCGGCCTCCACGGCCGCCGACGTCCTCGCCGACCGCGGCGTCAGCGTCGACTGTATGGTGACCGATCTCGACAAGAACCCGGAGACCGCGGCCGAACTGACCCGCGACGGCGTCCCCGTCGCCGCGCACGCTCACGGCGACAACCTCCCCGCCGTCCGCGAGTGGCTCCCGCGCTTCGCCGACGAGTCGACGCTGGCGACGACGCAGGCTGCTCCGGTCGGGCCGGTCCGGAACGCCGGCGGGTTCACCGACGGCGACCGCGCCGCGTTCCTCGCCGACCACGTCGGGGCCGGCGAACTCGTCTTCCCGGGCTGGAACTTCGACGACCCCGACGTCGACCCGGTGAAGGCGCGGAAGCTCGACTGGGCCGCCCGCCTCCTGCGCTGGCTCGAACGGCGACGCGGCGAGCGGTTCGAGATTCTGGACGGCCGGCGGGAGGCGGCCGACGCCGCGCTCCGGACGACTCTCGGTGACCGGTTCGACGACTAA